The genomic DNA tggtttgagttgacgaaatagaggtggttaatctctattagtagtctacctgtgccctagcgtcaaaggagctcttgtgagggttgtggtgaggtttctccacccacaaggaggtttgagctagccggaagtttttcggggagtaatccaccgaaggatcgggatcgtccaccttacggacacgccgtggagtaggagctttatctccgaaccacgtaaatgatcgtgtagcttggtttgcattctttcctttagtatttagctttctacttgttttgtttgcattttcgcttgcgcactaacgttgtagaaagaagcgagtatttgggggcgccatctatccaaccccccttcaagccggccgaacGATCCCCAACAGTTACTTGATTCGAAGACTTCGACGAcccctactccaagactcacgaTCCCTCGAATTGTATCGATGGATCCACTATAAACTTCTTTTGGAACCGCCGGAAGAGAAAATCAAATACAAGTACGAAAAACGGGGAAGTGTAACAGCCTACACTTTCATTTTACAAGTATGAAAAATGTACAAAAATATTAAATCGTTATCAACACTTTAGAAATGTAGAATCTGAACGGGATCGTGTATTGGTGTTGGTGTGCTGACAATAGTCGGATGTTCTCAGAGCAGTAGTGCAACAAACCATAGTTGAAGCAGCAGAAGAGTTGTTGAAGCTTGTAGAACTAATGGATTCATTGTGCTGCTCGAACACTTCTTTTAAAAAaagttgagggcacctccaagctcatTGGAGGTGCATCCAACCTTAGGTTTAATCTCTTAAACCTTAGTCATGATAAACAACAAGGACTCCGGCTTCTATCCACTCGAGGGCCCCTGCCAAGcgcttcaaggcacctccaagcacgAATCAGGGGGGGCCTCCAGTGCACTCCAGGGCACCTCCCCCACAAATCAAACTTTATCTtcgtgagggtgcctccaacgggCCTGGGCCCTTCCAAGTCTGCTCCGAGGTGCCTTTAGTCAGCTCTGAGGCGTCTCGGCACTATTCATCCAAGGTTGATTTTTGCTACCTTAGTCCTACAAagtgtgttagtccaaaataaaatgtaacctgcaaaataaatttagcatgataataaaataatattattaattaaatcttGGATGTCCAAGACTATGATCTAGTCATGGTCATAGTTTAGGTATCCAAAATATACCTAAACTGGATCAacgcctaaagtccctaattggggTTCGTCATCACTATAacactctcttccagtgacttaccttacttaccatgaaGAATcgtttgacttgcctttgacccatcaGGTCTTCTCGCCAGTCGCCAGGTCCACAGATCCAACTGGACTTTGACaagttgtcaggtcccgcggacccagccggacttcccgccagatatcgaatcactccttgacctatctggacttcccatcATCTATCAAGTTTAACAAACCTAACTAGATTTCAACCTGGTCCTTCAAACTCGTCAAGTCTCGCACACTTAGTAACAAAGTTAGATCACATCACACCGaattttaatccatttgtcatttatcaaaacctaagtttgatcattgttgcttactgcaccaacataaGCAGTCTTGATTGGCCGGGGCTGCCTCTCCCCTTCTCTTCTTTCCGCACACGTCGTCTTGTCCCCGCCTCCGGCTCACAGATCCTCCGCCTCCAGCCCgggattcccccccccccccctctctcctTAGCCTTCGTAGGGGTCGCCCCTCTCACACTTGTTGACAGTCTCACTCATGCcgcctctccctcttctcttttgtGAGATGTCATCGCCGTAGGGACATGCATCGCCTCCCTCGACATGATGTCATTGCCTTCACAAGCCAATAGCCGCTGACGTTGCTCTACAACCCCCCTCAAGCATACCTCGGTCGTTGGTGCTGCTACCGACACACCCAATGCCAAATCCGACCGTCCAACGCCCCTGCCCTCAAGTTCGATGCTGATCTGGGCTCCAATCAGTACCACCGTACGACCCTAATCCTGATCCGACCTTTGGGTCACCATTGCCTTACCTTGTTGTTGTGTTCTAGCATTGGAGTTGTCCGGTCTTTGAGCCATTGTTGTGTTCCAACATTGTAGTTGTTCAGCCTTCAAGTCGATGTGGTGTTCCGACCTGTGAGTTGTGGTTGTATTCTGGCTCGCAAGCCGATGTTCTATTTTTGGCCTTCGTGTCATTGTTGTGTTCCGAGCTTCGAGTCGTTGTCATATTCTGGCTTGCGTGTCACTACTATATTCCAGCTGCGTGTCGTCTTCCGGATCCATGTCACATCCGACTCCGTGCTGTCGCCTCCAAATCCATGCTGCATCTAGCTTTGTGTCGTCGCCTCCAGATCCATACCACATTCGGCTCTGTGTCATCGTCTCTAACTCCTCATAATCACCTCCAGTTTCGTGCCACTTTTAGTTCATTTTTGCTGATTTGATATATTTTACATTCAGTTATTTCATTATAATAatgcttatttttttatttctatgatcaaaaattgacttgaatgttaGATGATCAAACCGAGACAACACTCAGtctattttctaataattttataGGCACCATTAACCAAAGACGACTTTCGAACACCTTTGATTCTTATCTTTTTGGGAGGTTTAGAGATTCAGTCAATATAAAAGAGTCAATATAAAAGAGAGCTCACCTCTCCTCCCTTCACGTCATGACAAGTTGATCAATATGCCAACTATATCATCCATTATTCTCGGCTTCTGGACGGGATTAGAGTCCACCCTCAACGCTTATTTTAACCTCTTATGTTTTTAGGGAATTCGTGAATCTTCCTCTTCATCGTGCCGCGGCTACCTACCCCTCGACAGTTTTTGTTTTGCTGAGTCATCAGACCAGACAAGAACAGATGAGTTTATTATTTTCCGCACTAGTTATTATAATTACAATGATAATATATAGtttaaatatgactgactataaAACCAGATGAAACACATAGATGAACTGTAGAAGTAGTGTGTATATATAGATATAGCAGGGTTCAGGTGATCAGAGGTTCCAGATGGAGACGGGCAATCCAAGGTCATCGTGCACGTCATCCAGCTGCGGCGCCCCGCCGTCTTCCGCCTCGTCGACAGGGTGGCCTTCCAAAGCCCGCATCTCCATCAACGTGTCCCAGTTGAAGTCGCCGCCCATCTGGTGCAACTCCGAGCCCCCTGCGCTGCCCTGGTCCATCGATACCGTCCCGCTGTTACAGCCACTCGCCTCCTCTTCCCGCGTCAGCATAAGCACAGGCTCCGCCTCTCTGCTATTCTCCTCCTCCGGCGCCTTCAGCACCCCTAGCTGCTGCAGGAACTCCTTCAGATCAATCTGCGGTTTCTCCGCTCTCGCCGGCGCCGGATCCACCACTTGGTCGATGCCTCGGCGGTCTCCACCTAGCGAGATCTCCAGCTGCGTCTCTATCGGCGCCAATGGCGTCCGGAACCCGCCGCCTGAATTACTGCAGGAGGCGGTGGAAGAGAGAAGCTGAGGAGTAGgaggacgaggaggaggaggaggcctcGTTTTATTTTCGGAATTGTTCTTGAGTTCCTGGAGGCGCTGGTGGATGACGTGGACGTTGTGCTGGGCGTTGAGGTTGAGGAGGCCGCAGGAGGGGACGGCGGCGCCAGTGGCTGAGGTCACAGTGACGCCGCCCTTGGAGGCGGCCGGCAGCCACTTGAAAGGCCTGCCGTGGAGGTGCGACGACGAGGCGCTCGGCTTGAGCAGGTGGGAGGAGGCGGACGTAGCGCGGAGGTGGGGCAGGTTGACGTAGGCGTCGGGGCCGTAGAGCCGTCGCGCCGCCTCATCGTAGGCCAGCGCGGCCTCCTCGGCGGTGGCGAAGGAACCGAGCCAGAGGCGCGTCCGCTTCTTCGGCTCGCGAATCTCCGCCACCCACTTCCCCCACGTCCTCTGCCGGACGCCGCGGTACTCACAGGAGGCATTCTGGGGCCCGCC from Zingiber officinale cultivar Zhangliang chromosome 4A, Zo_v1.1, whole genome shotgun sequence includes the following:
- the LOC121973506 gene encoding dehydration-responsive element-binding protein 2E-like, with the translated sequence MENLRKAPLRPWKKGPARGKGGPQNASCEYRGVRQRTWGKWVAEIREPKKRTRLWLGSFATAEEAALAYDEAARRLYGPDAYVNLPHLRATSASSHLLKPSASSSHLHGRPFKWLPAASKGGVTVTSATGAAVPSCGLLNLNAQHNVHVIHQRLQELKNNSENKTRPPPPPRPPTPQLLSSTASCSNSGGGFRTPLAPIETQLEISLGGDRRGIDQVVDPAPARAEKPQIDLKEFLQQLGVLKAPEEENSREAEPVLMLTREEEASGCNSGTVSMDQGSAGGSELHQMGGDFNWDTLMEMRALEGHPVDEAEDGGAPQLDDVHDDLGLPVSIWNL